The DNA region CCCATCGCGGTGTCGCCGTCGATGTTGGCGTTCTCGCGCTTGATGTCGTTCTCGTTGGCGGATTTGTAGGTGAGGTCCTCATAGGTTTTCATGAGGCGGGTGTTCATATCACGCACTTTTGTCCGCTGCGCGCGGTAGAGGATGAACTCCTTTGCCGTACGGGCGTGCCCGCTCTCAACCAGGACATGCTCCACCGCGTCCTGGATCTCCTCAACCGAAGGCGTTTCATTGTGGCAGGTATTCTCCAGATAATCGGCCACCTGCTGCGCCAGGTTCTGCGCCATTTCATAATCGCTGCCGCCGAGCGCCTGCGCGGCTTTGAAGATTGCGTTTGCAATCTTGTCGATATCGAAAAGCACGCACCGCCCGTCGCGTTTCACAATGGTATTGATCATTTTGTCCCCTCCGTCAAAATCATTCAGCTCTATATTTTGTATTTTAAAACAAAAAACTATACAATATCTAGTCGCGCATTCATTGCGCAAGTATCATTTTAATGCAAAACGAGTTTTCTGTCAATGCGTAAAAGCACATTTTTTGGGGGCTATTTTTGTAGAATGCACTATATATTGTGGAATTTTTCTCCAAAAAACCGCTCCCACCGCATTACACCGGCCTTTCCGGGATCTTTTGGCGCGTGAAGAATTCACATTTGATGCGTTGCATTCCCACGGCGCTTCTGCTAAACTTGCTTATAGATCAAATGTGAAGGTGTCTGCATATGACAAAAAACCGACTGCTTGCCTTGCTGCTTGCGGCAGTGTTCCTGTTTGCTTTTTCCGGCTGCGGGGACAAAACCGCCGGCCAAATCTTCAAATACGATATCCCATCGGGCGTGCACAATCTCGACCCGCAGTTCGCCACCGATTCCACCGCTCGCATGATCATACAAAACACCTTCGAAGGGCTCTTCCGGCAGCTTCCTTCGGGGGAAATCGAGCCATGCCTTGCCGAAAGCTATGAGGTTTCCGCGGACGGGCTCACCTACACCTTTCACCTGCGCCGCGACGCCGCCTGGGGCAATGCGAAGCTGCCGCGGGCGGTTCGCGAAGCCTACAATGGGACGCCCGTGACCGCCCACGATTTTGTCTTCGCGCTTTCCCGGATGTTCAATCCCACCGCGCCCAGCCCGTTTGCCGGCTCTTTTTCCAGCATCAAAAACGCCGAGCTCATCCGGCGCGGCGCGGCGCCAATGGATTCGCTCGGCGTGCGCGCGACCGACGATTATACGCTCGAAATCACCCTCATCCGGCAGGACAGCCTTTTGCCGGAGCTGCTCGCCGCGAGTTATGCAATGCCCTGTAACGAGGATTTCTTCCGCTCGACAAAGGCCCGGTATGGACTTGACCTGAAGAGCCTGCTTTTTAACGGTCCGTTTGGCGTGACCTCCTGGGATAACGAATCGGCCGTCACGCTGCGCCAGAATGCTTTTTACAGTTCGCCCGACCCGGTAATTGCAGGGGGCGTAAACCTCTATATCCAGCCGGGATCCCCTGAAGCGCCCGCAGACCCGGTCGGACGTTTCCTTGCCGATTCCACTGACGCCTGCAAAGTCAATTACGGTGCCCTTCCGGCGGTGCTCGGCGCGGACGGGGCCTATGAATCCTTTGAAGATGTTGTGTGGGTGCTCGCCTTCAACTGCCGTGACGAAGCGCTTGCAAACGCGGAAATCCGCCGCGCGCTGGCTTACGCCATCGACCGCAAATTGTTTGACCAGTACCTGCCGGAAAACCTTCGGGTCAGCGAAATGCTGGTGCCGCCCGCGGTTTCTCTGCTTGGGGAATCCTTCCGCACCTTTGCCGGGGAGAATAGCGAGCTGCTCTACAGCCCGCATCTTGCCAAACAGAATTTTGCCTCCGGTCTGGAGGATCTGGGGCTCGAAAAGATCCCGCTTTCTGAAATCCTGGTGCCGGATACCTATAACCTCCCGCTGCTCACCGGCTTTGTCCAGCAGGGCTGGCAGAAAAACCTGGCGGTCTACACCGGGCTTGTCAAGCTTTCAGAAGCTGAGCTGCTCGCGCGGGTGGCTTCGGGCAATTATTCGGCGGCCATCCTGCCGCTTTCAGCCTCCTATTCTTCGCCTGGGGCTGTGCTCGCGGACTTTTCCTCCGCATCCACACAAAACCTCACCGGCTACGGAAACGCGGACTTTGACACGCTGCTCGCCGCAACGGCTTCTCTTTCGGGGCAGGAAGCTTACGAAGTCTACGCGCAGGCCGAGGAGATGCTGCTTTACGATGCGCCGGTCATTCCGCTTTTTTTCGAGACTTCCTACTACGCGATGGGGCCGGACGTTTCCGGCATTGAATTTTCACCGTTCCTGTCGGGCGTATACTTCAAATATGCCCGCAAAAAGTAAGCAATGCTTGACATTCCCATAAAACTGTGATAAAATCCATACGAATTTGAGAAAGAACGAGGTAATTGCACAAAACATGCGTAACTGACAGCCGCAAATCGAACAAATTATTCTGACCTGCCTTCTTCGGAGGCTTTGGTATTGTTTGTTCTGTCTGGCTGTGGAAGTTTTTGTTTTTGCAATTGCTGTGCGGCGTATCTTTACGCGCGCCGTTTTCTTTATGCAGAAAACAAATCCCTCCGGACAGGACTGTCTGGAGGGATTTTTATGTTGTTACTCAAAGCGCAAAAACTGATAAAAACTTTTGGGGCGCACACTGTTCACAATTGACCGGCTTGAGGTGCATGATCACGACCGTATCGGACTGGTCGGTGCAAACGGCGCGGGCAAATCCACCCTGCTCGGCATCCTCTATGGGGAGGAGCCATATGACGAAGGCCTGATCGAACGCCGCTGCCCGATCGCACTGATCCGGCAGTCGGGCGAGCCGGAAGGCGAGAGCGGCCGCCGGATGCAAAAGGAACTCGCGCTGATGGATTCACCGCGTATGAGCGGCGGCGAGCGGACCCGCGCGGCCATTGCGGCCGCGTTCAGCCAGGAGGCTCCGCTGCTCTTCGCGGACGAACCCACCACCAACCTGGATCTTGACGGGATTTCCGTCTTGCGGGAAAAGCTCGAAAACTACTCCGGCGCAATTCTGCTGATCTCCCATGACCGGGCGCTGCTCGACAGTCTCTGCACATCCATCTGGGAGATCGCGGACGGCGGACTTCGCGTCTTCCCTGGAAACTATACCGACTGGACGGTCCAAAAGCAGCGGGAACGGGACTTCGCACAATTTGAATATGAACGGTACCGCAGCGAAAAGACGCGGCTGCAGGCCGAAGCAGCCGTCCTGCGCGAACAGGCCCGCACCATGCGCAAAGCGCCCAAACGGATGGGCAACAGTGAAGCGCGCCTGCACAAAGGCTCGCGGACGGTCCCACAGGGACAGGTCGCGCACCGCGCGGCAGTGCTGCTCAGCCGCGCCGGCCACCTGGAAGAAAAGGAGCGGCCTTCCGACCCGCCGGAAATCAGGATGGCGCTTGGCGCGGCCAGCCCGGTCACATCCAAAAATGCGGCCCGGATCGAAGGACTCACCATACGTTACGGTAAGCGTACGGTACTCGATGACGTTTCCTTTTCGATCACAACCGGCAAACGCACGGTCATGTTCGGGCCAAATGGCGCGGGCAAAACAACCGTCATCGAATATCTGCTGCACAACAGAGATCGCGCCCAGTTTGCACAAGGGATAAAGGCAGGCTATTTCGCGCAGGATCACACGGTACTCGATCTCCAAAAAACCGTTCTGGAAAATGTGCGGGAAACCTCTTCCCTGCCGGAACACGAGGTGCGTACCATCCTGGCAAACCTGATGATCGCAAAGGACGACGTCTATAAGCCCGCCGGAGTTCTTTCAGGCGGTGAACGAGCCAAGGTTTCCTTTGCGCGGCTGCTCGCCTCCGACTGCAACCTGCTCGTCCTCGACGAGCCGACCAACCACATCGACCTCTTCACGGCCGAGGCACTCGAAAAGCTACTTGTCTGCTGGCAGGGCACCATGCTGCTCATCACACACGATCAGCGGCTGATTGAAAAGCTCGCCGAGCGGCTGCTATTCGTGCAGGATGGGAAAATTGAGACGTTCGAAGGCGGTTGGGACGCCTGGCAGGCCGAGCAAACGCGCCGGGCGGCCCCGCGCGACGACATGTCTGATCTGCGCGAACAGCTCCGGCGGCTGGGGGAACTTTATTAATTTCATCCAACACTGGGGGACTTTTTTGCAAAAAAGTCCCTCGGACCCCTAAAAAACCTTTATTCGGCTGCGCCGCAAACCTCTGGGAAGAGCAGCTCCACACAAAACTGCGCGCCAAACCGCAGGCCGCGCACAAAATAAGTTTCCTCCATGGCGGCGTTCAGCGCGACCTGCTCAAGCAGCAGTTCATCCAGCAGGGTCGCCTGCGCCGGGTTCAGTTGGGCGCGCAGGCTTTCCTGCGCGCGGTCAAATTCCCGCCACGCAAGATTGATTTTGCCATCCTTCGGGTACGGCGCTTCACATGGATGAATCTCACCATTAAAAAGTTGATACAGCAGTGCATGCATATTTTTCACCTCGGCTTCTATAATAACATTTTTACGATTGAAAACAGGAAAATAGTCAAATCTGGACTTTATTGCGGAGTAATCGCCGACCTTTGGCGGCAAAGGCAACCTCCGCGTGCCTCCGGCGGCCCCCTTTCTTACTCGTGCAAGAAAGGGGGAAAAGAACACGCGCGGGGACACCCCGCGGCCCCCTGCGCGCGCTTTTGTTGCCGCTTTGCGGCAAAGACCGCGCGCAATCTGCTGAGAGAAAACGTAGTGTGCCGCGCGCGCTTCGCAATGACGCGCGGGACAAATTTTCGCGCCCGGCGCGAAAATGCGCTGCGCGCAAAACGGACGAACCGATTGAAAAATGCGCGGCCCTGCGGGCCGCGCATTTAAAGGCTGCTATCAGACTTGAGTTCGCCGTCTCCATTGCGGGGAGTATGCAGGGAGCGCGAAACGCCAGGTTCAGTCCTGAGCTGACCGTTTGTTGGGAGCGCAGGCGGCGCAAGTCCTGGCAAGGCGTCCGCCGGGTTTCTTAAGGGGCTATTGTGCCGCAGGCACTCCTTGCGAAAATTCCGCCGCCTTTGGCGGCGGGTCGTCGCAGACGACACCGTACGGGGGATCCAAAGGGGGCGTGTCGCCCCCTTTGAGCGAGCGTCGGACGAAGTCCGCTCCGGCCCATAGGCCGGGAAGCGAGCCCCTAGCCCCTTTGGGGTGCTCTTTGGCTACTTTCTCGCACAAGCGAGAAAGTATGCCCGTGGGGCGCGGCGGAACGCGCCAGTGATTCTCAAGCGGCAATGCCGCTTGATTCCCGTGCGCGGCAAAACGCGCTGAATCGGGCGCGCAAAGGGCGCAAAAAGGGCCCGCGTTTTCACGCGAGCCCTTTCTATTTTTATCTGATTATCAGACAAGCTCAATGATTGCCATCTCTGCAGCGTCGCCGCGGCGAGGTCCGATCTTGACGATTCTGGTGTAGCCGCCGTTGGTTTCCTTATATTTCGGGGCAATCTCGTCAAAGAGTTTCTTCGCAACATCCTCTTTCGTGATGAAAGAGAGCACCTGACGCTTGGAGTGCAGGTCGTTCGTTTTCGCCGTCGTAATCATCTTCTCGGCCATTGCACGGACTTCTTTCGCTCTCGTGACAGTGGTTTCGATCTTGCCGT from Anaerotruncus rubiinfantis includes:
- the abc-f gene encoding ribosomal protection-like ABC-F family protein, whose amino-acid sequence is MGRTLFTIDRLEVHDHDRIGLVGANGAGKSTLLGILYGEEPYDEGLIERRCPIALIRQSGEPEGESGRRMQKELALMDSPRMSGGERTRAAIAAAFSQEAPLLFADEPTTNLDLDGISVLREKLENYSGAILLISHDRALLDSLCTSIWEIADGGLRVFPGNYTDWTVQKQRERDFAQFEYERYRSEKTRLQAEAAVLREQARTMRKAPKRMGNSEARLHKGSRTVPQGQVAHRAAVLLSRAGHLEEKERPSDPPEIRMALGAASPVTSKNAARIEGLTIRYGKRTVLDDVSFSITTGKRTVMFGPNGAGKTTVIEYLLHNRDRAQFAQGIKAGYFAQDHTVLDLQKTVLENVRETSSLPEHEVRTILANLMIAKDDVYKPAGVLSGGERAKVSFARLLASDCNLLVLDEPTNHIDLFTAEALEKLLVCWQGTMLLITHDQRLIEKLAERLLFVQDGKIETFEGGWDAWQAEQTRRAAPRDDMSDLREQLRRLGELY
- the rplQ gene encoding 50S ribosomal protein L17, producing the protein MPGTRKLGRTSSHRMAMLRAMVTFLLENGKIETTVTRAKEVRAMAEKMITTAKTNDLHSKRQVLSFITKEDVAKKLFDEIAPKYKETNGGYTRIVKIGPRRGDAAEMAIIELV
- a CDS encoding DUF6809 family protein, with protein sequence MHALLYQLFNGEIHPCEAPYPKDGKINLAWREFDRAQESLRAQLNPAQATLLDELLLEQVALNAAMEETYFVRGLRFGAQFCVELLFPEVCGAAE
- a CDS encoding peptide ABC transporter substrate-binding protein, giving the protein MTKNRLLALLLAAVFLFAFSGCGDKTAGQIFKYDIPSGVHNLDPQFATDSTARMIIQNTFEGLFRQLPSGEIEPCLAESYEVSADGLTYTFHLRRDAAWGNAKLPRAVREAYNGTPVTAHDFVFALSRMFNPTAPSPFAGSFSSIKNAELIRRGAAPMDSLGVRATDDYTLEITLIRQDSLLPELLAASYAMPCNEDFFRSTKARYGLDLKSLLFNGPFGVTSWDNESAVTLRQNAFYSSPDPVIAGGVNLYIQPGSPEAPADPVGRFLADSTDACKVNYGALPAVLGADGAYESFEDVVWVLAFNCRDEALANAEIRRALAYAIDRKLFDQYLPENLRVSEMLVPPAVSLLGESFRTFAGENSELLYSPHLAKQNFASGLEDLGLEKIPLSEILVPDTYNLPLLTGFVQQGWQKNLAVYTGLVKLSEAELLARVASGNYSAAILPLSASYSSPGAVLADFSSASTQNLTGYGNADFDTLLAATASLSGQEAYEVYAQAEEMLLYDAPVIPLFFETSYYAMGPDVSGIEFSPFLSGVYFKYARKK